In a genomic window of Rubeoparvulum massiliense:
- the lysA gene encoding ornithine/lysine decarboxylase DokD: protein MTDTKKREVLVETFEGSRKKVLNDRRFSLVNGHLAFEGVDVTEITKKYPTPVYVYSEKEIIRNIDEIKNAFSIHPNTKIFYASKACSVMQVLRAVKNTGICAEANSMFEVRKCLEIGFSGDQIVFNGVVKKPEDLEFAIANDLYLINVDSFYELEVINEIAERLGKVANVCVRIEPNVPSATHPGLVTAFHAKSGIDREDAEKMLRRIKEMPHVHARGLHMHVGDQVPEAEPFQKATRVMVEESMRLEKIFGQEFELINVGGGIPVPYRYDDGDPMEDYLYGGIDSDDFAKAIVEEVHKWRKDIQICIEPGRKVPSSACIMLTTVSCEKTKTNYDVEGNVQDLVEWKFVDAGYSVIGDSLHFGWYFHVLNASKMDQKHDEWVKIAGPLCDGGDYFHQGVDGEFYLLPPKTEVGDTVVFLDAGAYSIESQTVYNNRPRTAVLMITKEGNVELIRRQDTYEDMVGYDIY from the coding sequence ATGACTGATACAAAAAAACGTGAAGTATTAGTAGAAACATTTGAAGGAAGTCGCAAAAAAGTTCTAAATGACCGTCGCTTTTCTTTAGTAAACGGCCACCTCGCATTCGAAGGTGTGGACGTAACGGAGATTACTAAAAAATATCCTACACCAGTTTATGTCTACTCCGAAAAAGAAATCATCCGTAATATTGATGAAATTAAAAACGCATTCAGCATTCATCCTAACACAAAAATTTTCTATGCTTCAAAAGCTTGTTCCGTAATGCAAGTATTACGTGCAGTAAAAAATACTGGTATCTGTGCAGAAGCTAACTCTATGTTCGAAGTACGTAAATGTTTAGAAATTGGTTTTAGCGGTGACCAAATTGTTTTCAATGGTGTTGTTAAGAAACCAGAAGACTTGGAATTTGCGATTGCCAATGATCTATATCTAATCAACGTCGATAGCTTCTATGAACTAGAAGTAATTAATGAAATTGCAGAACGTCTAGGCAAGGTTGCCAATGTCTGCGTACGGATTGAACCAAACGTTCCATCTGCTACTCACCCTGGTCTTGTTACCGCTTTCCATGCTAAATCTGGTATCGACCGTGAAGATGCAGAAAAAATGCTTCGTCGTATTAAAGAAATGCCTCATGTTCATGCTCGTGGCTTGCACATGCACGTTGGTGACCAAGTGCCAGAAGCAGAACCATTCCAAAAAGCTACCCGCGTAATGGTTGAAGAATCCATGAGACTTGAAAAGATTTTCGGCCAAGAATTTGAACTGATCAACGTAGGTGGCGGTATTCCAGTTCCTTATCGTTACGATGATGGAGATCCAATGGAAGACTATCTCTACGGTGGTATTGATTCTGACGATTTTGCTAAAGCCATTGTGGAAGAAGTTCATAAATGGCGTAAAGATATTCAAATCTGTATCGAACCAGGACGGAAAGTTCCAAGTAGTGCTTGTATCATGCTAACAACAGTAAGCTGCGAAAAAACAAAGACTAACTATGATGTTGAAGGTAACGTACAAGACCTCGTTGAATGGAAATTCGTCGATGCTGGTTATAGCGTAATTGGCGATAGCTTACACTTTGGCTGGTATTTCCATGTATTGAATGCTAGCAAGATGGATCAAAAACATGATGAATGGGTTAAAATCGCTGGTCCTCTCTGTGATGGCGGTGACTACTTCCATCAAGGTGTTGATGGAGAATTCTATCTATTACCACCAAAAACAGAAGTTGGCGATACAGTAGTCTTCCTTGATGCTGGTGCCTATTCCATCGAAAGTCAAACCGTGTACAACAATCGTCCACGTACTGCAGTGCTCATGATTACTAAAGAAGGAAATGTTGAATTAATCCGTCGTCAAGATACTTACGAAGATATGGTAGGTTATGATATCTATTAA
- a CDS encoding D-alanyl-D-alanine carboxypeptidase family protein — protein sequence MQFYKKTVILLMVSFLMIFSFIPTHSHMVYAATPSFDIGVDSAILLEASTGKVLYKKNENTPLPPASMTKMMTEYLVLDQIKQGKLTWETKVKASEYAYFMAQRGSRVMLNLNEERTVRELFEGMAVASANDATVALAEQIAGSEPNFVKMMNEKAKEFGMNNTHFLNASGYPPEEMGEYAPEGMGSDMHYMSARDAAILAQRLLQDFPEITQFTSLSSITFPPDPMGATRPAQHTNWNKLVVEGSPFQYPGADGLKTGSTDAAKYCLTSTAQRDGMRLIAVVMRAETEDVRFNESRRLLDFGFQNFEMKEIVPQGASKWGTEENDVTAKVKKGKEKEVSVKTADAIRMVVPKGEDLAYEVTVEYDQDHLVAPIKKGDVVGTLSIQLQDGGEYLSQSNQPSLTTDLIAQEDVEKASWIRLVFRAIIGFFVGIFHAIVDTVSSWF from the coding sequence ATGCAGTTTTATAAGAAAACAGTAATTCTGTTAATGGTTAGTTTCTTGATGATTTTCAGCTTCATTCCAACTCATTCTCACATGGTCTATGCAGCAACACCATCCTTTGATATTGGAGTTGACTCAGCAATATTACTTGAAGCTTCTACTGGTAAGGTATTATATAAGAAAAATGAGAATACGCCTCTACCGCCTGCCAGTATGACGAAGATGATGACAGAGTATCTTGTTTTGGATCAGATTAAACAAGGTAAGCTTACGTGGGAGACCAAGGTTAAGGCAAGTGAATATGCGTATTTTATGGCTCAACGCGGCTCTCGAGTCATGTTAAACTTAAATGAAGAGCGGACAGTTCGTGAACTGTTTGAAGGGATGGCAGTCGCTTCAGCTAATGATGCCACTGTTGCTTTAGCAGAGCAGATTGCTGGCAGTGAACCTAATTTTGTGAAGATGATGAATGAAAAGGCAAAGGAATTTGGAATGAATAATACCCACTTCTTAAATGCAAGCGGTTATCCTCCTGAAGAGATGGGAGAATACGCACCAGAAGGTATGGGTTCTGATATGCATTACATGTCAGCACGGGATGCTGCAATACTGGCGCAACGTTTGCTGCAAGACTTTCCAGAGATTACACAGTTTACATCGCTTTCAAGCATTACATTTCCACCAGATCCCATGGGAGCCACTCGTCCTGCACAGCATACCAATTGGAATAAGCTTGTTGTAGAAGGCTCACCATTTCAATATCCTGGTGCGGATGGCTTGAAAACAGGCTCTACAGATGCTGCAAAATACTGTCTCACTTCTACAGCACAACGAGATGGCATGCGTTTGATCGCTGTAGTGATGCGAGCTGAAACGGAAGATGTCCGTTTTAATGAATCTCGACGCTTATTAGATTTTGGCTTTCAAAACTTTGAGATGAAAGAGATTGTTCCACAGGGTGCAAGCAAATGGGGAACAGAAGAGAATGATGTAACGGCTAAAGTTAAAAAAGGAAAAGAGAAGGAAGTGTCCGTAAAGACAGCAGATGCAATTCGGATGGTTGTGCCAAAAGGTGAAGATTTGGCCTATGAAGTGACGGTAGAGTATGATCAAGATCATTTAGTTGCTCCCATTAAAAAGGGAGATGTAGTTGGTACTCTATCCATTCAATTGCAGGATGGCGGAGAGTATCTATCTCAATCAAACCAACCATCACTTACTACTGATTTAATTGCTCAAGAAGATGTTGAGAAGGCGAGCTGGATTCGCCTCGTATTTCGTGCGATTATCGGTTTCTTTGTAGGAATTTTTCATGCAATCGTTGATACGGTAAGCAGCTGGTTCTAG
- the guaB gene encoding IMP dehydrogenase has protein sequence MREDKFVKEGLTFDDVLLVPAKSEVLPKEVDIATSLTQKVKLNIPIMSAGMDTVTEAEMAIAMARQGGIGVIHKNMTIQQQAEEVDKVKRSESGVITNPFYLTPDHKVMDAEELMGKYRISGVPVVDHENKLVGIITNRDLRFVRDYDQLIQEVMTKENLVTAPVGTTLEEAQVILQQHKIEKLPLVDENNHLKGLITIKDIEKAIQFPNAAKDTQGRLLVAGAVGIASDSDERIAALVEAGIDALVIDTAHGHSKGVLDKVRDVRKNYPDLVIIAGNVATAEATRDLILAGASVVKVGIGPGSICTTRVVAGIGVPQITAIYDCAKEARKYGVPVIADGGIKYSGDITKAIAAGASVVMLGSLLAGTSESPGEMELYQGRRYKVYRGMGSLGAMKAGSKDRYFQEDAKKLVPEGIEGRLPYRGPLSDTIFQLVGGLRAGMGYCGAKDIVTLQNEGQFVRITGAGLKESHPHDVQITKEAPNYTIS, from the coding sequence ATGCGGGAAGATAAATTTGTCAAAGAAGGCTTGACCTTTGATGACGTTTTGCTAGTTCCAGCTAAATCAGAGGTATTACCTAAGGAAGTAGATATAGCAACTTCACTTACACAGAAGGTGAAGCTGAATATTCCGATCATGAGTGCAGGCATGGATACTGTAACTGAAGCAGAGATGGCCATCGCTATGGCAAGGCAAGGTGGAATTGGCGTCATTCATAAAAACATGACTATCCAACAGCAAGCTGAAGAGGTGGATAAGGTAAAGCGCTCAGAAAGTGGTGTCATCACAAATCCATTCTATTTAACCCCTGATCATAAGGTGATGGATGCAGAGGAATTAATGGGTAAATATCGCATATCAGGAGTGCCTGTTGTTGATCATGAAAATAAATTAGTTGGGATTATTACCAACCGTGATCTTCGCTTTGTTCGGGATTATGATCAGCTTATTCAGGAGGTAATGACGAAGGAGAATCTGGTAACTGCACCAGTAGGAACTACTCTTGAAGAAGCTCAAGTGATTTTACAACAGCACAAAATTGAAAAACTACCGCTTGTTGATGAGAATAATCATCTAAAAGGCCTAATTACCATTAAGGATATTGAAAAAGCGATTCAATTCCCTAATGCAGCAAAGGATACTCAAGGAAGACTTCTTGTCGCAGGAGCTGTTGGTATCGCCAGCGATTCAGATGAACGGATTGCTGCATTGGTGGAAGCAGGTATTGATGCCCTTGTTATCGATACTGCCCATGGTCATTCAAAAGGAGTTCTCGATAAAGTAAGGGATGTACGAAAGAATTATCCTGATTTAGTAATCATTGCTGGCAATGTGGCTACTGCTGAAGCTACACGGGATCTAATCCTTGCAGGTGCCTCCGTTGTCAAAGTTGGTATTGGACCTGGTTCCATTTGTACCACACGAGTTGTTGCAGGTATCGGTGTTCCGCAAATTACAGCAATCTATGATTGTGCGAAAGAGGCAAGAAAATACGGCGTTCCAGTTATTGCAGACGGTGGTATCAAGTATTCTGGTGATATTACTAAGGCTATTGCAGCAGGTGCTTCTGTTGTCATGTTAGGCAGTCTGCTTGCAGGAACAAGCGAAAGTCCAGGTGAAATGGAGCTATACCAAGGTCGCCGTTATAAGGTCTATCGCGGCATGGGTTCATTAGGTGCCATGAAAGCTGGTAGTAAGGACCGCTATTTTCAAGAAGATGCCAAGAAATTGGTACCTGAGGGTATTGAGGGACGTCTTCCATACCGTGGACCACTTTCCGATACAATTTTTCAACTTGTTGGTGGTCTTCGTGCAGGTATGGGCTATTGCGGTGCAAAGGATATTGTTACCTTACAAAATGAAGGCCAATTTGTTCGTATCACTGGTGCTGGCTTAAAAGAGAGTCATCCCCATGATGTTCAAATAACGAAGGAAGCTCCTAACTATACAATTTCCTAA
- a CDS encoding APC family permease — translation MNVVAILSLRQIPNVAPYGASSILLWIIAAFCFFVPLGMVCGELATGWPKDGGIFVWVAEAFGPRVGWIVAFLFIICCVTFFPVMLSFFFVTIAYIIDPALADNKVFIGIASALMMWVLTWLNIKGMDWTKRINNWGAILGVFVPSIILVLLAVVWLVTGRPMMTDYTFTAANWLPDLAHWDTIVFCSSMMFAFAGLEVSAMIAGHTRNPGKDFPRAILISGIVIVAIYILGTISINVLFPASDANIVAGFMQAMGAAGEELGAPWLLPVVGICMGLGALGQVNSWMVGPIYMLNVAAKDGNILGKKISETNAAGAPAFALIIQAVITTMFCVMNFISPSVEAAYWTLTALTTLTYFVPYMLMFIAYYKLRKDQPDVHRAFMIPGKVLPIILPALGFISVLFAVILIFIPPAELDMGNIFVYESELAGGLIIGALVADILYKRAKKRQAAQPATAAKEE, via the coding sequence ATGAACGTTGTAGCCATCCTGAGTTTGCGTCAAATCCCGAACGTTGCTCCTTATGGAGCTTCATCCATTCTTTTGTGGATCATTGCAGCATTCTGCTTCTTCGTTCCACTAGGAATGGTGTGCGGTGAGTTAGCAACTGGTTGGCCAAAAGATGGTGGTATTTTTGTTTGGGTTGCAGAAGCATTTGGCCCTCGGGTCGGTTGGATTGTAGCCTTCCTATTTATCATTTGCTGTGTAACCTTCTTCCCTGTCATGCTATCTTTCTTCTTTGTAACCATCGCGTATATTATTGACCCGGCACTAGCGGATAATAAGGTCTTTATCGGTATCGCTTCTGCCCTCATGATGTGGGTGTTAACTTGGTTAAATATTAAAGGGATGGATTGGACCAAACGGATCAATAACTGGGGTGCCATCCTCGGGGTTTTCGTTCCATCAATTATCCTAGTATTACTAGCTGTTGTATGGCTTGTTACTGGCCGTCCAATGATGACTGATTATACATTTACTGCAGCTAATTGGTTACCAGACTTAGCACACTGGGATACCATCGTATTCTGTTCATCCATGATGTTCGCATTTGCTGGTTTGGAAGTATCTGCAATGATTGCTGGTCATACTCGTAACCCAGGTAAAGATTTCCCACGTGCTATTCTTATCTCTGGTATTGTTATCGTTGCAATCTACATTTTAGGTACCATTTCCATTAACGTATTGTTCCCTGCAAGTGATGCAAACATCGTAGCAGGCTTCATGCAAGCGATGGGTGCAGCAGGGGAAGAATTAGGTGCACCATGGCTTCTTCCAGTCGTAGGTATTTGTATGGGTCTCGGTGCTCTTGGACAAGTAAACTCTTGGATGGTTGGACCAATCTATATGCTCAACGTAGCTGCTAAAGATGGTAACATCCTTGGTAAGAAGATTAGTGAAACGAACGCTGCAGGCGCACCTGCTTTCGCTTTGATCATCCAAGCGGTTATTACAACAATGTTCTGCGTTATGAACTTCATCTCACCTAGTGTTGAAGCAGCATACTGGACATTAACTGCATTAACAACACTCACTTATTTTGTACCTTATATGCTGATGTTTATCGCTTACTATAAATTACGTAAGGATCAACCTGATGTACATCGCGCATTTATGATTCCTGGTAAGGTATTGCCAATCATTTTACCAGCACTAGGCTTCATTTCGGTTCTATTTGCTGTAATTCTAATCTTCATCCCACCTGCAGAATTGGATATGGGGAATATCTTCGTTTATGAATCTGAATTAGCTGGCGGTTTAATTATCGGTGCTCTTGTTGCTGACATTCTTTATAAACGTGCGAAAAAGAGACAAGCTGCTCAACCTGCTACAGCTGCTAAGGAGGAGTAA